A single Phycisphaerae bacterium DNA region contains:
- a CDS encoding pyruvate, phosphate dikinase, translated as MATKFVYFFGNGKAEGRGDQKQLLGGKGAGLAEMTHIGLPVPGGFTITTEACRLFYENKKKWANGLEKEVRANLAKLEKACKKKLGDPKNPLLVSVRSGAAVSMPGMMETVLNLGLNDRSVEGLSQCTGNPRFAWDSYRRFIQMYSTVVVGLSKETLEEKLAHMKHEVGVSTDAELSEANLRDLCGQFKSFFHEQAGKPFPQDPWDQLVGAINAVFNSWMADKAVTYRRVEKISGLPGTAVNVCQMVFGNMGEDSGTGVCFTRDPSTGKNEFYGDLLMNAQGEDVVAGIRTPLHLADLAKTHSEVYEQLCGVRTMLEAHYKDMQDLEFTVERGRLYMLQCRSGKRSPAAAFRIAVEQATQPLLTKPEAARLLKKKYLPKRYADIALKPVLSKAEAINRIKAADIERLFYPIIDPNYNAAELDSRRLGSGINAVPGAAAGQIVFTAHQAEQWHADGRKVILVRKETSPEDVGGMHAAVGILTATGGKTSHAAVVARGWGKCCIVGMGDLRIDEANHSLTIGSRTLSEGDFLTLDGSEGIVYEGELPLVTPTLPAEYHTLLKWCDEVRRLRVRTNADTPYDAENAVRMGAEGIGLCRTEHMFFDTEERRLAIQQMIVADTRDDREAALTRLLPFQRQDFIGIFEAMDGRPVTIRLVDPPLHEFVPHTEDKQRELAAQIGVEYEKIRDRVEQLHESNPMLGHRGCRLCITYPEILEMQVRAIIEAAVEVRRRGKKVSPEIMIPLSIDSKELGILTDRARAVADEIIGTSGVKLPYLVGTMIETPRAAITAGKVAEVAEFFSFGTNDLTQTVMALSRDDAGRFLPDYVDQSKTGIFKEDPFQTLDLDGVGWLVQHAIAQGRTTKSDLKIGICGEHGGDPASVKFCHAAGMDYVSCSPYRVPIARLAAAQATIADGSAPGGAKGGRAKGKKTSAKSAKRSAAPVNGGAKPKPKPKSMSTAALKGNGRTSSKSKPARSMAKSRR; from the coding sequence ATGGCCACCAAGTTCGTGTATTTCTTCGGGAACGGTAAAGCAGAAGGCCGCGGAGATCAGAAGCAGCTGTTGGGGGGCAAGGGCGCGGGCCTCGCTGAAATGACTCACATCGGACTTCCTGTTCCCGGCGGTTTTACGATCACCACCGAGGCATGCAGACTCTTTTACGAGAATAAGAAGAAGTGGGCGAACGGACTGGAGAAGGAAGTTCGCGCAAATCTGGCGAAGCTCGAGAAGGCGTGCAAGAAAAAGCTGGGCGATCCGAAGAATCCGCTGCTCGTCTCGGTTCGTTCCGGAGCGGCGGTATCAATGCCGGGAATGATGGAGACGGTGCTGAACCTCGGCTTGAACGATCGTTCGGTCGAAGGCCTCTCGCAATGCACCGGTAACCCGCGCTTCGCGTGGGATTCCTACCGCCGATTCATTCAGATGTACTCAACGGTCGTGGTCGGTCTGTCCAAGGAGACGCTGGAGGAAAAGCTCGCCCACATGAAGCATGAAGTCGGCGTTTCAACCGATGCCGAACTCAGCGAAGCCAATCTTCGCGACCTCTGCGGGCAGTTCAAGTCTTTCTTTCATGAGCAGGCAGGTAAGCCCTTCCCGCAGGATCCGTGGGATCAACTCGTCGGCGCAATCAATGCCGTCTTCAATTCGTGGATGGCTGACAAGGCGGTGACATATCGCCGCGTCGAGAAGATCAGCGGCCTGCCTGGAACGGCCGTTAATGTCTGCCAGATGGTTTTCGGCAACATGGGCGAAGACAGCGGCACCGGCGTCTGTTTCACACGCGATCCCAGTACGGGAAAGAACGAGTTTTACGGCGACCTTCTCATGAATGCCCAGGGTGAGGACGTCGTCGCGGGCATTCGCACGCCGCTGCATCTGGCTGATCTGGCCAAGACCCATTCCGAGGTGTATGAGCAGTTGTGCGGCGTCCGCACGATGCTCGAAGCCCATTACAAGGACATGCAGGACCTTGAGTTCACCGTCGAGCGCGGCAGGCTCTACATGCTCCAATGTCGAAGCGGCAAGCGCTCGCCCGCCGCCGCTTTCCGGATTGCCGTCGAGCAGGCGACGCAGCCCTTGCTCACAAAGCCCGAGGCCGCCCGCCTTCTCAAGAAGAAATATCTCCCGAAGCGATATGCGGACATCGCCCTGAAGCCCGTCCTGTCGAAGGCCGAAGCGATCAACCGTATCAAGGCCGCCGACATCGAGCGACTGTTCTACCCGATCATCGACCCGAACTACAACGCGGCCGAGTTGGATTCCCGTCGGCTCGGATCGGGGATCAACGCTGTGCCCGGCGCGGCCGCCGGCCAGATTGTGTTCACCGCGCATCAGGCGGAGCAGTGGCACGCTGACGGCCGAAAAGTCATTCTCGTCCGCAAGGAAACCAGCCCGGAAGACGTCGGTGGCATGCACGCGGCCGTCGGCATTCTTACGGCCACGGGCGGCAAGACGTCGCATGCCGCGGTTGTGGCACGCGGTTGGGGCAAGTGCTGCATCGTCGGCATGGGCGATCTGCGGATTGACGAGGCCAATCACAGTCTGACGATCGGCTCGCGAACCCTGTCCGAAGGCGATTTCCTGACGCTCGACGGGTCCGAAGGCATCGTCTACGAAGGCGAACTGCCGCTCGTCACGCCGACGCTCCCGGCCGAATATCACACGCTGCTCAAGTGGTGCGACGAGGTGCGGCGCCTTCGCGTTCGGACCAACGCCGACACGCCTTACGACGCCGAGAATGCGGTAAGAATGGGCGCCGAAGGAATTGGTCTCTGCCGCACGGAGCACATGTTCTTTGACACCGAGGAACGTCGTCTCGCCATTCAGCAGATGATCGTCGCTGACACGCGCGATGATCGCGAGGCCGCGCTGACCCGGTTGCTGCCCTTCCAACGCCAGGATTTCATCGGCATCTTCGAGGCGATGGACGGCCGGCCCGTCACGATACGACTCGTAGATCCGCCGCTGCACGAGTTCGTCCCGCACACGGAAGACAAGCAGCGAGAGCTGGCGGCTCAGATCGGCGTGGAGTATGAGAAAATTCGCGACCGCGTCGAGCAGTTGCACGAATCCAATCCGATGCTCGGCCATCGCGGCTGCCGACTCTGTATCACCTATCCGGAAATACTCGAAATGCAGGTCCGCGCGATCATCGAAGCCGCCGTTGAAGTTCGTCGCCGCGGAAAAAAAGTCTCTCCGGAAATCATGATTCCGCTCTCGATTGATTCGAAGGAGCTCGGCATCTTGACGGACCGCGCCCGAGCCGTCGCCGATGAAATCATCGGGACATCCGGCGTGAAGCTGCCGTATCTGGTCGGCACGATGATCGAAACACCCCGCGCCGCCATCACGGCCGGGAAAGTCGCTGAGGTCGCGGAGTTCTTCAGCTTCGGAACCAACGACCTTACGCAGACCGTCATGGCTTTGTCGCGCGACGATGCCGGTCGGTTCCTGCCCGACTATGTCGATCAGAGCAAGACAGGCATCTTCAAGGAAGACCCGTTCCAGACTCTCGATCTCGACGGCGTCGGTTGGCTGGTTCAGCACGCCATCGCCCAGGGCCGAACGACCAAGTCCGATCTCAAGATCGGCATTTGTGGCGAACATGGCGGCGATCCCGCTTCGGTCAAGTTCTGCCACGCAGCCGGGATGGACTATGTCAGTTGCTCTCCCTATCGCGTGCCGATCGCTCGGCTGGCGGCGGCCCAGGCCACCATCGCAGACGGTTCAGCCCCCGGCGGCGCCAAAGGCGGTCGTGCCAAGGGAAAGAAGACCTCCGCGAAATCTGCGAAACGATCGGCTGCGCCGGTCAACGGGGGCGCGAAGCCGAAGCCAAAGCCAAAGTCGATGTCCACAGCGGCGCTGAAGGGCAACGGCAGGACATCGTCAAAGTCGAAGCCCGCGCGATCCATGGCAAAATCGCGACGATAA
- a CDS encoding pyridoxine 5'-phosphate synthase has protein sequence MPTLGVNIDHVATVRQARKTDEPDPVWAAVEAQLGGAACITFHLREDRRHIIDRDVPLLRGVVNVKLNMEMSIADEIVDIAIRNRPDQCCLVPERREEVTTEGGLDVIRHAERVGRAVKRLRESGIVCSAFIEPMGDHIRKAADLGFEVVELWTGGYAHAASGPAERDAALDRLRAGVQVATQCGLEVHGGHGLTYRNVGRVAAIPGFTEFNIGHSIMARAFFVGLRNAVREMNDLLVRFGSKE, from the coding sequence ATGCCCACGCTCGGCGTCAATATCGATCATGTCGCGACGGTTCGCCAGGCTCGCAAGACCGATGAGCCGGATCCGGTCTGGGCGGCCGTCGAAGCGCAACTGGGTGGCGCGGCTTGCATCACTTTCCACCTGCGTGAGGACCGACGGCATATCATCGATCGCGATGTGCCGCTGCTCCGCGGCGTGGTCAACGTGAAGCTCAACATGGAAATGTCGATCGCGGACGAGATCGTCGATATCGCCATCCGGAATCGACCTGACCAATGCTGTCTCGTTCCCGAGCGCCGCGAAGAGGTCACCACGGAGGGCGGACTGGATGTCATTCGCCACGCCGAGCGAGTCGGCCGAGCCGTCAAACGCCTTCGCGAGTCTGGAATCGTTTGCAGCGCGTTCATCGAACCGATGGGCGATCACATCCGAAAGGCCGCCGATCTTGGCTTTGAAGTGGTCGAGCTGTGGACAGGCGGCTATGCCCACGCGGCGTCCGGCCCGGCCGAACGGGATGCCGCGCTGGATCGACTTCGCGCGGGCGTTCAAGTTGCGACACAATGCGGCCTTGAGGTGCACGGAGGCCACGGGCTGACCTACCGCAATGTCGGACGGGTCGCCGCCATCCCGGGATTCACCGAGTTCAACATCGGACACAGCATCATGGCCCGCGCGTTTTTTGTCGGACTTCGGAACGCCGTCCGCGAGATGAATGACCTGCTGGTTCGATTCGGGTCAAAGGAGTGA
- the dapA gene encoding 4-hydroxy-tetrahydrodipicolinate synthase encodes MFRGCLVAIVTPFREGRIDFRALDELVDHVIDGGVHGLVPCGTTGESPTLDDEEHQSIVAAVVKRSRGRVPVIAGTGTNSTQKTLKLSKSAMEAGACGLMLVSPYYNKPNQTGLYEHFSAVASRVDAPIMLYNIPGRTGVEISVETIARLHAHHPNIQAVKHATGNVDGASRLAAASGIAILAGDDTLTVPLMSIGAVGVVSVLGNLMPREMSSMVNAASNADLRGAREWHQRLFPIASELLSLDINPIPIKTALALRGLVAEEFRLPMCPLDPAKKIRLQTLLTSYKAAEPEKVHA; translated from the coding sequence ATGTTTCGAGGCTGTCTTGTTGCCATCGTCACGCCCTTTCGAGAGGGGCGCATCGACTTTCGCGCGCTGGACGAGTTGGTCGATCATGTGATCGACGGCGGCGTCCACGGGCTGGTGCCGTGCGGAACCACCGGCGAATCGCCGACGCTCGACGACGAAGAGCATCAGTCGATCGTCGCAGCCGTCGTGAAACGGTCGAGAGGCCGGGTGCCGGTGATCGCGGGGACGGGCACCAATTCGACGCAGAAGACATTGAAATTGTCGAAGAGCGCGATGGAGGCGGGCGCCTGCGGGCTGATGCTCGTATCGCCCTACTACAACAAGCCGAATCAGACCGGCCTGTATGAGCATTTTTCGGCGGTGGCGTCGCGCGTGGACGCGCCGATCATGCTGTACAACATTCCCGGCCGCACCGGTGTTGAGATCTCCGTCGAGACGATTGCACGGCTACACGCGCATCATCCGAATATCCAGGCCGTGAAGCATGCAACGGGCAATGTGGATGGAGCAAGCCGTCTGGCAGCCGCGAGCGGAATCGCGATTCTCGCCGGCGACGATACGCTGACCGTGCCGCTGATGAGCATTGGCGCGGTCGGCGTGGTCAGCGTGCTGGGCAATCTCATGCCGCGCGAGATGTCGAGCATGGTCAATGCCGCGAGCAACGCCGACCTGCGCGGGGCGAGAGAGTGGCACCAGCGTCTGTTCCCAATCGCCAGCGAGTTGCTCTCGCTTGATATCAATCCGATTCCAATCAAGACGGCGCTGGCGCTGCGCGGGTTGGTGGCTGAGGAATTCCGGTTGCCGATGTGTCCGCTCGATCCTGCGAAGAAAATTCGCCTTCAGACGCTGCTCACTTCGTACAAGGCCGCCGAGCCCGAGAAGGTTCACGCATGA